In one window of Deinococcus radiotolerans DNA:
- a CDS encoding SWIM zinc finger family protein: MTATPDPVLTLAPDSSSAASARKLATPAQWPDLHAKPTHLWGHCQGSGRQPYLTGVDLSGPDAPAFKCSCPSRKFPCKHALALLLLHEAHPQQFGSDPAPDAIRKWLDGRAAKHAPSDSSPADADPAGETCSGPDPAAQAKRRAAREKKVSLGLDALQTFLKDLVRDGLAQAAARPYSDWDTQAARLVDAQAPGAARLVRMIPEVLPHPGRLLAHLARLYLLTKAWPGRDTLSAPQQADLRAALGFPLDKAATIAAGGTDTHWLVLGHTISDEEHVRTRRSWLHESGTTALLLDFAAPGWPLPPALPAGKSVRARLSPAPGTVPQRHVLDGEATRSAPTPLPAPVTLDGLLDAHGAALALNPWLDRTAHHLGPVTVHPPTRDGDPWRAGDARGSLPLGGSDTARLTLLALGGGHPQTFTAEWDGQSLTPLCAGQDGTLHPLDEPENDYGS; this comes from the coding sequence ATGACCGCCACCCCCGACCCCGTCCTGACCCTGGCCCCGGATTCGAGCAGCGCCGCCAGCGCCCGCAAGCTCGCCACGCCTGCCCAGTGGCCCGACCTGCACGCCAAACCCACGCACCTCTGGGGACACTGCCAGGGGAGCGGCCGACAGCCCTACCTGACCGGTGTCGACCTAAGCGGCCCGGACGCCCCAGCCTTCAAGTGCTCCTGCCCCAGCCGCAAGTTCCCCTGCAAGCACGCCCTGGCCCTGCTGCTCCTGCACGAAGCGCACCCGCAGCAGTTCGGCAGCGACCCCGCTCCGGATGCCATCCGGAAGTGGCTGGACGGCCGCGCTGCGAAACACGCCCCGTCCGACTCCAGCCCAGCCGACGCCGACCCGGCAGGGGAGACCTGCAGCGGCCCCGACCCCGCCGCACAGGCCAAACGCCGCGCCGCGCGCGAGAAGAAAGTCAGCCTGGGCCTGGACGCCCTGCAGACCTTCCTGAAAGACCTCGTCCGGGACGGACTGGCGCAGGCCGCCGCGCGACCCTACAGCGACTGGGACACCCAGGCCGCCCGCCTCGTGGACGCCCAGGCGCCCGGCGCCGCCCGCCTGGTCCGGATGATCCCCGAAGTCCTGCCCCACCCGGGCCGGCTGCTGGCCCACCTGGCCCGCCTGTACCTGCTGACCAAGGCGTGGCCCGGCCGCGACACCCTGAGCGCCCCGCAACAGGCCGACCTGCGCGCCGCGCTGGGCTTCCCGCTGGACAAGGCCGCCACCATCGCCGCCGGGGGGACCGACACCCACTGGCTGGTGCTGGGCCACACCATCAGCGACGAGGAACACGTCCGCACCCGCCGCAGCTGGCTGCACGAAAGCGGCACCACCGCGCTCCTGCTGGACTTCGCCGCGCCCGGCTGGCCCCTGCCACCCGCCCTGCCCGCCGGGAAGAGCGTCCGCGCCCGCCTGAGCCCTGCCCCAGGCACGGTCCCCCAGCGGCACGTCCTGGACGGCGAGGCCACCCGCAGCGCCCCCACCCCCCTGCCCGCACCAGTCACCCTGGACGGCCTGCTCGACGCGCACGGCGCCGCCCTGGCCCTGAACCCCTGGCTGGACCGCACCGCGCACCACCTCGGGCCTGTCACGGTCCACCCCCCCACGCGGGACGGCGACCCCTGGCGGGCCGGGGACGCACGCGGCAGCCTCCCGCTGGGCGGCAGCGACACGGCCCGCCTCACCCTGCTGGCCCTGGGCGGCGGACACCCGCAGACCTTCACCGCCGAATGGGACGGCCAGAGTCTCACGCCCCTGTGCGCCGGGCAGGACGGCACCCTGCACCCCCTGGATGAACCGGAGAATGACTATGGGTCCTGA
- a CDS encoding adenylate kinase codes for MTQPKHNVVIFLGPPGAGKGTQAERLAQDKDLVKISTGDILRDHVARGTELGQQVKPILDAGQLVPDDILIALIRDKLASMDAVRVIFDGFPRTSAQARELDVLLEELGAPVRAVPLLEVPDQVLIDRIVDRGRQAAARGEAVRSDDTEEVARRRQEIYREQTQPLIDYYSARGQLTRIDGVGSMNDVYGRILNSMK; via the coding sequence GTGACTCAACCCAAACACAACGTCGTGATCTTCCTCGGGCCTCCCGGCGCGGGCAAGGGCACCCAGGCAGAACGACTGGCGCAGGACAAGGACCTGGTCAAGATCAGCACGGGCGACATCCTGCGCGACCACGTGGCGCGCGGCACCGAACTGGGCCAGCAGGTCAAGCCCATCCTGGACGCCGGGCAACTCGTGCCGGACGACATCCTGATCGCGCTGATCCGCGACAAGCTGGCCAGCATGGACGCCGTGCGCGTCATCTTCGACGGGTTCCCCCGCACCAGTGCGCAGGCGCGTGAACTGGACGTGCTGCTGGAAGAACTGGGCGCGCCCGTCCGTGCCGTGCCGTTGCTGGAAGTGCCGGATCAGGTCCTGATTGACCGCATCGTGGACCGGGGCCGTCAGGCTGCCGCGCGCGGTGAGGCGGTGCGCAGCGACGATACCGAGGAGGTCGCCCGCAGGCGCCAGGAGATCTACCGCGAGCAGACGCAGCCGCTGATTGATTACTACAGCGCGCGCGGCCAGCTGACCCGCATTGACGGTGTGGGCAGCATGAACGACGTGTACGGCCGCATTCTGAACAGCATGAAGTAA